The DNA window GGCTGCATAGCGTGGATGTGTAGTAATTGAATAAATCGTAGTAATCCCCAATAATCCTTATCTGCTTAGGACTGAACACCATGGCAACCAATGCAAAACCCGTATATCAGAGAATCCTGCTTAAGCTCAGTGGAGAAGCCCTGCAAGGCACAGAAGGTTTTGGTATCGATGCCAGCGTCTTAGACCGCATGGCTCAGGAAATCAAGGAACTGGTTGAGCTGGGTATTCAGGTTGGTGTCGTTATTGGCGGAGGTAATCTGTTTCGTGGAGCCGGGTTGGCTGAAGCAGGAATGAACCGTGTAGTCGGCGACCACATGGGCATGTTGGCGACCGTGATGAACGGTCTGGCGATGCGTGACGCCTTACATCGCGCCTATGTGAACGCCCGTTTGATGTCCGCTATCCCGCTGAATGGCGTATGTGACAACTATAGTTGGGCTGAAGCTATCAGCTTACTGCGTCACGGCCGTGTTGTTATTTTCTCGGCAGGTACTGGCAACCCGTTCTTTACGACAGATTCCGCAGCCTGCTTGCGCGGCATTGAAATTGAAGCGGATGTTGTGTTAAAAGCAACCAAAGTTGACGGGGTCTATTCTGCTGATCCTGCAAAAAATCCTGAAGCCGTTCTCTATAATAAGCTTACTTATCAGGAAGTATTGGAACGTGAATTGAAAGTCATGGATCTCGCAGCCTTTACGCTGGCCCGTGACCATAACCTGCCAATTCGTGTTTTCAATATGAACAAACCAGGTGCACTTCGTCGTGTTGTCATGGGGGAAAGTGAAGGTACATTGATTTCTCACGGCTGATTTCTCACGATCTGATTTATCATTTCCCGTACTCAGAGACATTGGTGAAATTTGACGGTATGATCAGTGTCCTGATACGCCGAATTTAATGGCACAGGACCATAAAATATCATGTTAATATTTATGGTCTAGAACATAACCAGCTCCCAAGGGTTTATAACGTGATTAATGAAATCAAAAAAGACGCACAAGACCGCATGGAAAAAAGCGTCGAAGCACTGAAAAACCAAATCAGCAAGGTGCGTACTGGCCGTGCTTCTCCTAGCCTGTTGGATGGCATCAGCGTTGAATATTACGGCGCTGCAACACCATTGCGTCAGATCGCAAACGTTGTTGCCGAAGATGCGCGTACTTTAGCGATCACGGTATTTGATCGTTCTATGACCGCAGCTGTTGAAAAAGCGATTATGGCTTCTGATCTGGGTTTAAACCCATCTTCCGCTGGAACCATCATTCGCGTTCCTCTGCCACCACTGACTGAAGAACGTCGTAAAGATCTGATTAAGGTCGTTCGTGGTGATGCAGAACAAGGCCGTGTGTCCATTCGTAATATCCGCCGTGATGCTAACGATAAGGTTAAAGCACTGCTGAAAGATAAAGAAATCAGTGAAGATGAAGAACGTCGTTCGCAGGACGATATTCAGAAACTGACTGATAGTTTCATCAAAAAGGTTGATGAAGCACTGGCGAATAAAGAAGCAGAATTGATGGATTTCTGATTGCCACTTCTCGAATCAACGCCGCAGCTCTGCGGCGTTGTTCTTATTTATTTAATATTACTAATATTCCATTTCATATCACATTTCTTTCTCAAGCAATGGACATAGCGATCAGGACAGATCAAACTATTGCGATTTTATGTCAGTAGAATACTTAGAGTATAAAAATGAAACGCTTAACTATCCTCGGTTCAACGGGGTCCGTCGGGAAAAGTACACTCTCAGTTGTCAGAAATAACCCAGATAAATTCCGAGTTGTGGCACTGGTCGCCGGGAAAAATAGCGAACTCATGGCACAACAATGTCAGGAGTTTCGGCCTCAATATGCCGCAATGGCAGATGAATATTCAGCAACAGAATTACGGAATTTATTGCAGGAACAAGGCAGCCAGATCGAAGTCCTGTCTGGAAAAGATGCCATTTGTGATTTAGCGGCACTGGAAGATGTCGATCAAGTCATGTCTGCTATTGTTGGTGTCGCTGGGTTATTGCCAACACTGGCAGCGATTCGCAAAGGTAAGCAAGTTCTGCTGGCTAACAAAGAATCTCTTATTACTAGTGGCCGCCTGTTTATGGAGGCGGTTAGCCAATATAAAGCGCAATTATTGCCGATTGATAGCGAACATAATGCTATTTTCCAAAGTTTGCCTGAATCAGTGCAACATAACCTCGGTACTGCGAATTTAAAAGATCATGGTATCTCCAGTATTATTTTAACGGGCTCCGGTGGACCATTCCGTAAAACCTCCTTGGATAAATTACCCCATGTCACACCTGATGAGGCTTGTGCTCACCCAATCTGGTCAATGGGGCGTAAAATTT is part of the Xenorhabdus cabanillasii genome and encodes:
- the pyrH gene encoding UMP kinase, producing the protein MATNAKPVYQRILLKLSGEALQGTEGFGIDASVLDRMAQEIKELVELGIQVGVVIGGGNLFRGAGLAEAGMNRVVGDHMGMLATVMNGLAMRDALHRAYVNARLMSAIPLNGVCDNYSWAEAISLLRHGRVVIFSAGTGNPFFTTDSAACLRGIEIEADVVLKATKVDGVYSADPAKNPEAVLYNKLTYQEVLERELKVMDLAAFTLARDHNLPIRVFNMNKPGALRRVVMGESEGTLISHG
- the frr gene encoding ribosome recycling factor, which codes for MINEIKKDAQDRMEKSVEALKNQISKVRTGRASPSLLDGISVEYYGAATPLRQIANVVAEDARTLAITVFDRSMTAAVEKAIMASDLGLNPSSAGTIIRVPLPPLTEERRKDLIKVVRGDAEQGRVSIRNIRRDANDKVKALLKDKEISEDEERRSQDDIQKLTDSFIKKVDEALANKEAELMDF
- the ispC gene encoding 1-deoxy-D-xylulose-5-phosphate reductoisomerase, which codes for MKRLTILGSTGSVGKSTLSVVRNNPDKFRVVALVAGKNSELMAQQCQEFRPQYAAMADEYSATELRNLLQEQGSQIEVLSGKDAICDLAALEDVDQVMSAIVGVAGLLPTLAAIRKGKQVLLANKESLITSGRLFMEAVSQYKAQLLPIDSEHNAIFQSLPESVQHNLGTANLKDHGISSIILTGSGGPFRKTSLDKLPHVTPDEACAHPIWSMGRKISVDSATMMNKGLEYIEARNLFNASADEMEVLLHPQSVIHSMVRYHDGSIIAQLGTQDMCTPIAYGMAYPNRIVSGAKPLDFTELSTLTFEALDYRRYPCLKLAIDACHEGQAATTALNAANEETVSAFLQNRIRFTDIAIVNRQVVEKLSLSEPQSIEEVLEIDNIARTLAKEAIKAFAK